Within the Anoplopoma fimbria isolate UVic2021 breed Golden Eagle Sablefish chromosome 21, Afim_UVic_2022, whole genome shotgun sequence genome, the region ttatttgacattatgTCTGTCAAGAAATAATCAGACGCCAGTCTAAATTTGTTGCTCAGTGTATGAAGTCAAACTTGAGAGCTCGTTGTAGAGGACAGCAATGAGTCCGTCACTCTTTTTGTCAGGAGAAAAAATCCATTATTCACCCCAATCTGCTTCAGCAAGATGATTGTAGTATGTCCACCGCACATCAGGAATGCACAGAGACAGCGGTGGAAATGAAGATGGTGCAGCTTCACTGGGGCCCATGACCTGAGAGGGGGAAATAATAGTGTGTgtataaaagcaaatatttatgGATAATCAAATTTACACCTAAGAATCTGTGTGGTACCCATAGGGGGATCTGGACTTGTCCCCTCCACATTTACAGACTTGTCCTGTTCAGAGAGAAGAGCGGGAGCACGGAGAGTAAACAAAGCCTCGGAGTCAGCTGACAGTGAGGCGTTACTTCCTCCACAGACGTGCTGCGACATGGTCCCGAGAGTGGAGGAGGTCATTCCTGTCATCTCAGAGTTACCTCAACACCTGAGAATCCAGCAACAcactgattcattcattcatagaTGTGTGTAATTTACACCGTCCTACCTCTACCTCCGCCCAGCGCCTTCTAATACCACCTTTCTCTATAAGCTCTATTCAGGGTGACTTGTACCTTTTACTAATGTATTATTACGTGTCAAGGGCAGGTCCAAGACAAAGCGTCAGGTACaatgaacacacattttaagtGTAGTGGAACAAGGCTTTGAAGGCTAGTAACAGATATATCAAGTATTCATTATAGCCTAGTCATTATAGCAGACTGTTAATTTGAATCATCATTTATTGAATGGCAGGCTGATGGTCACGAAGCTGAAGAACTTGTTTTAAGAACAAGTGGCgtgattttgttttgcaatgGTTCAGCAGCATTTCTGATGCCAGATCAGAAGATATGCTGTGCGTTCCAATACCCATACTACCATTCTAGTTAGTACGCCAGAAAGAGATTTAGTATGTCCCAGTACATactatgccaaaaataccattaTGTCCTACCGCATCCGATCatattttgcagtatgcaagccagcaCGCTTTGCTGCACCTTTAGGATAAGGGAGTATGTCCAAATTGattgcatactgcatgcaacattGTGCACGTTATAAGGGCAGCTGCAATGTgttaaaaagtttttaaaaagtgtgcaATTTGACATGCAGCTTATGTGTGGGAATTCACGGGGTCAAACCTATATGCAAAATAAGCCCTGCCTTATTGTCAAGCTAGTTGAAACGGAGTCACCACTCTCCCGCGTCCAATACAAAGCAAGGGGAAGAGTAGAAAGGATATGACATCATTGGGACATTTCATGCCACACCCACCTACTGTCTGGCACGGTTAGGGCTGATGTCTGCATATTCTCAGAGggttttaaacttgtttttttttttacgcttgCAGAACTGCAACACCATCGTTGAGTGGTTTAACTCACACATAACAACGTCAAACATAACTTAAATCACATCTCTGCCTCCATCTCCATCTGATGCAAGCCGATGCAtatgccccccccaccccaccccaacCCCTACAGCAAACATTGGGGTTAAttcaaatttaataaaatgttcccGTTCAAAATTCATGCAATGCCTCCTTCACTGACCAATGTGTCTCACAAACAGTTTTTGTGAAAGCTGAAAGGCTCCATCTGCAGGCTCTTAAACGCATTACACCGtgtcttttcttcctcttcaggaATCTCCTTTGTCTGGATTAGGTTTAGAGCCTGTAAttgctgtgtttgtggtcaGTGTACTCGTTGAACACAGAGAATGGTGTAAGCACTTTGATTTCATGATTTGCAAATGCAGCcgcctgcttttttttctgtttgatccCTATGTGGCCCAAAACTTACAACAAAtccattaataataaaaaaaaaaacctccctgtAGTGCGCAGGACATTTTACCTCTGTCTATTGATCCTAGTATAAATagcactgctgtgtgtttttttgtgcatagCCTGTTGATATTGCACAATATTGAATATGGTGAGTAGATGCTCATCAACATTTAACTGGACAGAGCCTATGTGTTTTCGACCAATACACtgataataagataagataaggacatttacaggattacagcagcaaagaggatagtgcaaaacaagagacatagtaaataaaaaaaacacaagatcaaaataagtattataaataagcaaatgagcaataacaaacagtaaagaatagtagagaatccacagtaatattatatatacagacagaaactattataaatattgtattgcacagtgtattagtgtaacAATGTGTAATAAGGGACAGATAAAGGCCTCAGATTCTCCACTAATTTGAATCTCTGTCAAGTTGAGCCTGCTCTCTATGAGAGTTCATCTcaacaatgtcaaaaaaaaaaaagaccagggaggaaaaacaacTCACTTCAGGGTGTACACAGACAGGAGTGGACTGTACTAATCCGTAGGCCCTGCTCCTGTTCAGTGCAGATTTCACCCCAGCGTCACATCGTCAGGTCAAAAAGGGTCCCTGACCCCTCTACCTGATACCTGCTGAAGCTATGCAGACTAGAGGGATACATCCAAttagaaggggaaaaaaagggattatGGCAACAACTTGCAGcgaagcagcagcaggaatgaaTGAGGCTGTGAAGTGGTCAGAGAACTGTGTTGTGCTGTACTCCTCTCACCACTGTGACTTTCCCAGGAGACATAGAAGGTGTTTCCGTGCGACcttgtggcgcaacggtagcgcgtctgactccagatcagaaggttgcgtgttcaaatcacgtcagggtcaaatgtatttatacatacatcAATATTGAAGTCTCGTGACCACAGCTGTTCCAGTGAGAATAAGAATGTTGACGTGACAGTTTTGGATTCTTTGTTAGAACACATTCACATTCTGTTGAAAAATCTCACATTGTGAACTTCTTTCCTAAGGCCTTTAGCTAGCTCATTGCCATCTGGTGTATTGTTCAATAAATCTATTACAGAAACATTCCAAACCAGTTGAATATGATTTGAATGCATTAAAATATCTATTGCACTTCCATGGGTATATTCTTGTCTTACAAAGCTGTGGTTTCTCCAGCAGATAATCAGTTATATACAGTTACTGTCAAATGCAAGGCAAATGAGTTTTTGGAATTATGATATATTGTCAGTAGATATTTTCATGTAAGTGAAACAAACCTATACCTCGGGTTTTGTTGAAAAGGATTGACCccgacgtgatttgaacacgcaaccttctgatctggagtcagacgcgctaccgttgcgccacgaGGTCCTACACGGCCTATCACGACACAATAAGCACATATAAAATGTTAGAATGCGAGGATGTAGGAGGAGAAAGTGTTTTCCTTCCTTTGCATGTATGCCACCGTTTGGATTGATAAATGAACCTAAGATTAAATAAACACGGCTAATGTGCCACACACGTGACATTCTCTAAGCCCCCCCTTCCTCGGGCGTGCATCTCGTGCACGCATGGACGCTAATACTGTCtcatcttcattttatttccctCACTCATGTCGTCCTGagtcagcaccatggacagctgTCATGCAGCACAACAACTGGCTGTGGCAGTCACAAATGCTGCGTGCCGAACGCGCATGTGCGCATGACgcagtttgtttggtttttttttttcagctgtagTTAGCTGCATCTAAAGCAACTTCAATATTGTTCAATTTAAGTCACTCACTATTACTTTACTATTCATTTTACTATATGTAATATTAACCCTCAGCAATTTTGACTCAATGTTAAAAGTCCTTGAAGAGATGGATGCTGGGAAAGCTTTTTTCCCCAGCATTCATCTAAATCCAGTGGACTCTTGTTTGGTTGAGTTTGTTCTGTAGTTTCTTAGGAActtatttgtgatttaaatgttcttattgTGTTGCTGGAGCTCACTGAGCCAATTGCCGCGCTGCTGATGTCATGATGGAATGACCCCAGTGTTCAGCAGTCTCATAGCAGAGGCATAACAAAGCCATTGTTGTTGGTAGTTTCACTGTGCTCCTTTGTTCCCGTTCTCAGTTTTCACCAAACAGATCCTAGCCTCAATGTTTTCTCACTTTGTTGGATGCAGTGAAGTCAATTCCTTTCTTACATTTGTTCAATCAAACGGTAAATCActccctgcagctgcttcacagtaaatgACTAATACTTGTTGAGTGGTTGTATACATTCTACCTATTTTGACAGCAGATGAGCTTGCTTAAAGCATTGACATAAGACAAAGGGAAGGGAATCAGAAAAGTACCTGTTACGTAGTGATACGATTTCCCTATCAGAGTTTAAACATCCCATGACCAACACCGGAAAGAACTGACATATGGATACACATGACAAATGTTTACATAAAacctttcagtgtttttatttatttatttgacaagcAGCAGGATCATGTTTGtcacctcatttttttttctctttacatttGAAAGTAGATACAATAGTCAGTATACCagttttattacaatatttttttcctaacttcagtacatttaacaaagaaaaaataaaataaacacacaacaactgCAAACGTGAGAAAAGAaagcatgtatttttttttttaaaatgtgtagcCACCAATGGTGTCATTGGTGTCACAACTCACTCTTTCcccaggtttcttttttttgttttttttactttatttttccgGTCGACTCGTATGTTTATCGGCTCTTTCCTCTCGAACAGCGAtaggcatttttctttttgtcgtTTTTGACGCACGGGTGCGTGGCACTGGTGATGTTGtaaacagcttaaaaaaatcagaaaGTGGGCGGGGCTGGGAGGAGGGTCTCGTGGGAGGTGGCGTTAGCTGGCTGTCTTTGACATGACACGATGacctttttcttgtttgtttttttaaaaagatggagGCACCAGTCCTGCTTTTGGTCACCGCGTAGAATCACAGCGGACAGCGACAGTCCAAAACCTAAATAGATGAATGAGtctgttttgttattgattttttgttgttttagacCTGCATCTGCCGGTCAGTCACACAggcgagtgtttgtgtgttggggggTGGGCTCCATGGCTCGGCTCTTCTGCCTACGCCACGTAGCTGTACTCGTCTGCCGAGGTCTGGCTTCGCTCAATGTACTGCTTGTCGATGAGCACCTCGATGCACTTCTTGATCATGCTGATACTTGGGTTAAACCTGGCTTTGGACTGATTGATGACCTGCACACAAGGACGTTTGGGAAAAACAGAGTTAAGAGTTAACCTGACGTTACAAACAGTGGATGCAAGAATGCTACATCTACTGATATAACataatatttagaatattcttCATCGAGAATAACAAGGTtttttagacaaataaaaacatgtaaaatagtGATAACTATATAATTGTGCCTATGTGAGTGGTTGTTTATGTCTGTGCACTGTAAATATGTCTGATATGTTGGGATACATGAACGTATGTGTAAATGTTAATATGCATGTCTTTggatctgtgtgttttttgcgtGAGACATGAATATGTGCAGGGATGGAAAACAAATTTCCCTCCTGAGATGACTATGAAGACACAAGACAAAGGATAAAGAAGATATTAAACACTGCTGTGCTTAAAAGATGTGGGTTGCCGTTTGTGTATAACTCAAAGAGATGaactgaaaaaatgaattattatgatCCTGAAACTCAATACAACCGGGATCTAAATGTTTCAAACAATAGTAAaccctaaaaagaaaaaaacataatcaagtAGGGCATATTATCAAATTCACAGTAAATTCCTTTGACGGCTCCTTCAGAAGTTTGCACGCTATTACCCCGTTTCCCCTTAACTTAACCCAGAAATCCCTAAAAGGTTTTGAAAAATGAGGACATCCACCCACCTCCTGGATGAGGGCGTTGTGTCGGAGCACCTTGCGGGCCTTCATGATTCTCACTATAGCAGcttgtaaatacattttgcgGTCCTCGTCCACGGCGCTCCTCGTCTGCTCCATCTCCTAATGATCGGACAGATATGTGACGAGGTGGATTTAGTTATCAACATCGCTGCTGAACAACAGGGCAACACTGTAGTTTGAGACAGTATTCAGAAGGACGGATGACCGCCTGTCTTACCTGTGGCGTGTCTTTCTGCATCGATGTTGTGATCTTGAACTTTGTCCTTTTACTGGTGAAAGTCATATTTAGCGAAAACGTGGACTCAGTTTCGATCTCCTCCTGTGAGCAGAGTATTCACATAAACATCATTGTTTTTCCACATGGACAAGTACTTGACAAGGCAACTGGTGCAAAAAAACTACCCAATCAATACACACTGCCAGAGACCAAACACCATGCAAAAGTGGTGGGATATGCTTCAAATTGCACTTGTTGCACATGAGAGCACGGACCTTTTGCGAGTCGTGGTTGAGCATCTTGACGTCCAGCAGGGACCTGATGGTCTTCTGTAGCTCCTTCTCGTTCATCTGGGTGCCGTCCTGCAGCTCCTTGTAGGTCACCGTCAGGCTGTTGTTGAAGGCCAGCAGCACAGCCATCTGGTAGGTGGTCACCATGGCAACGTAGGGCTTGGACAGGTAGTTCATCTTCACCTCTCCTGTTTGAGACGTGCAGATACGGATGAATGGCGGTACATACAATTGAACCAGCTAGATTCCTATTTACTCAGTTTTTGtgaatataattattattgattacattcattttttccccccgtcCATGATGAGAGCTATCTGGGTGTGATACTGTTGCTTTAAatcgtgcatgtgtgtgtctgtgttacctGTGCAGAGATAGTGCAGCCAGGTCAACTTCCTCCCACTGAAGTGTTGATTATAGAACAACTCAAACTGTGAAACAAGCAAGTGAAGACAGggtttattttagcattttctcCCCCTTTAACTCAGTATAAACCTATACCGGACATCTCAGCTGTTCACCACAAGCTTTAACTCACCATCTGCACACTCTTCTCTAGCTCTTGAGGGATGGCGAATGTGGAGGAGGGGACGTGCGTGAGGGGCCAGGCTCCAGCCTGCAACCACATGGCATTTACCACAACATTACACATTTGTACTGAAAACAACGTGGGAACAGAAGCTGTGGTCCAATCAAAACCGTCTAATAAAGCCAAGGTAAATATAGCAATACGATTTGAAGCACAAATGTCTAATAATGTCTCTAATAATAGTCGTATATTTATAATCCTACGGTTGCTGGTATGAGTGAGGAGTGTTAGCCACATCGGAGTTCCCCTCACCTGTAATACGTAGATCTGGAAGCTGATGCCCAGGTCCACCACCGTCTCTTGTGTCTTGATGAAATTGTTGAATTTGTTGTTGAGGTCGGCGCTCACGCTCATGTCCGTGTACATTCTGTGCAGTTTGCTCGTGAACTCATAGCCGCAAGCttgctgtaaaaataaataaggaggAAGGCGGAGATTGTTTGAACGAAAGGGGtcataaacaagaaaaaaacatgtcagacaTATCAGAAGTTTTAGTTAATAACATTCAGCTTTGCACTTACCTTTAGTTTGTTGATCATGGCTTCTTCTGAGTCCATTGACAATGATAAACCGTGTATTAACCGCTTTGCTAGCATTCTGGCATAAAActgtgagaaacaaaagaaaagcaagacTTGAAACACAGAACCACTCTTTGTAGTACATGGGGACTATGGGGatacaaaaaaattgacaaaaccTCCCTCCTAGTCATGGTTTTAATAATATTCCAGCATTTGAGGAACTCTGGTCACCTTTTGAAAGATGTCCTTGTCGTCTATGTACTTGAACACTGTGATGAAGCTCGTCAGCTTGTCCTCCACCTCGTTCTCCGTCATTCCCTTTGCAGACTTTTTCAGCAGATTGTCACAGTACTTCGCCAGCTGCACAGACACACCAGGAGGGACACGACCTGGTCAGGGCACTGTGAAtagcacattgtgtgtgtgtgtgtgtgtgtgtgtgtgtttgtatgtatgtgagtgtgtgtacttACAAGTTCAGGGGCTTTACAGATGGACTTGGGCTCCCTGAAGTTCACCACGGACGTCAatgcctgagagagagagagagagagagagagagagagagagagagagagagagagagagagagagagagagagagagatcaaataaacacattcagtCCGATagtgaagaaaacatgaacacgTGTTCATAGTTATACTAACACATTTATAACTGTAGTTTTACAGTTACACAAAGTATACCAGGAAAAGAGAACTTTTAACTGTTATGAGTATATTGTTCAAAAGAGGCAGCCGCCAGTATGAGCGTGGGGTTTATTACCTTATCGAGTGCACTCATGAAGTGCTGATCTCCATTTAGAACTGTGTTTATGAGCTGAACAAATTTACTGTGAACCTCCAGCACTGACTCCACGAACAGGGTTGGCATCTAGGAGAAGCCAGAGGAGCGAGACAAAGTCGCATTAAAAGTAGAATTATTTGAAGCTAAAACTCACAGACAAAAAGGTAAATCTCTGTCTATTTTAAAGACACTAAGCAGTCAAATCAAGCGGTCATCAAGCTTCAGAGGTACAATTTATGATGAAAGCAAAATGGAGATGTAACAGTTATTCTCATCTCTTACAGGAATATCGAAAAAACATGATTGTGGAAGTGCACGC harbors:
- the cul2 gene encoding cullin-2; the encoded protein is MSLKPRVVDFDETWNKLLTTIKAVVMLDYVERATWNDRFSDIYALCVAYPEPLGERLYTETKVFLENHVRQLYKKVLESEEKVLLMYHRYWDEYSKGADYMDCLYRYLNTQFIKKNKLTEADLQYGYGGVDMNEPLMEIGELALDMWRKLMIEPLQAVLIRMLLNEIKNDRCGENPNQKVIHGVINSFVHVEQYKKKFPLKFYQEIFEGPFLTKTGEYYKQEASNLLQESNCSQYMEKVLGRLKDEEMRCRKYLHPSSYAKVIHECQQRMVADHLQFLHGECQSIIRQEKREDMANMYTLLRSVSNGLPHMIQELQVHIHNEGIRGTSNLSQENMPTLFVESVLEVHSKFVQLINTVLNGDQHFMSALDKALTSVVNFREPKSICKAPELLAKYCDNLLKKSAKGMTENEVEDKLTSFITVFKYIDDKDIFQKFYARMLAKRLIHGLSLSMDSEEAMINKLKQACGYEFTSKLHRMYTDMSVSADLNNKFNNFIKTQETVVDLGISFQIYVLQAGAWPLTHVPSSTFAIPQELEKSVQMFELFYNQHFSGRKLTWLHYLCTGEVKMNYLSKPYVAMVTTYQMAVLLAFNNSLTVTYKELQDGTQMNEKELQKTIRSLLDVKMLNHDSQKEEIETESTFSLNMTFTSKRTKFKITTSMQKDTPQEMEQTRSAVDEDRKMYLQAAIVRIMKARKVLRHNALIQEVINQSKARFNPSISMIKKCIEVLIDKQYIERSQTSADEYSYVA